A segment of the Campylobacter showae CSUNSWCD genome:
GTAGCTAAAAAGCGCGCCAAGAAGCTGCGACGCGGGCAGGGTGGGCGCGGCAAAAACGGGATTAACTATCTCGAAAAGATGGTTTGCGACGATGAGCTTTTTAAAGAGCGCAGAGCACAAAAGCGCGAATATGGCGGGGCTAGCGCGAAAAACTTTGGGAGAGTTTAACGCCTCGAAAAATGGCTTTGGCCGTAAAATCGGACCCGAAATAATCGCGGCAAAAAAGCTAAGAAAAATCAGCGTATCAAGATAGCTAGGCGCCTCTAGCTCGCCCTCTCGCACGGCCTTTAGCAACAAAATGCTCATAAACGAATAAAACGAAATGCCAAGCGGAAGCGCGATGGTTTCAAGCCTCATGACGCCAAATTTGATCGTAAAATAGCCGCCGTATTTAAAAAACGCAAGCGCACAAAGCACGAAAATAATGCCCGCGGCAAACGGCAATGCCGAGTCTTTGCTCTGAGCCGCCCTTGCGAAAAGAAAAATTGCCGTGCTAAAGATAAAATTTATGATTAGAAATTTAAGTCCGAACGAGGCTAAAAAAAGGTATGAAAAGGCGAGTAAAACGGCTTTTTGCAGGTGCGGGCGCGTGTTTAAAAAATAATAAATCGGCCAAAAAATAAAAAAGCACAAGCCAAATTCTATGGAAAAAAGATTCATATACCGCCTAAATTTTTGCGTAATTATATAAAAAAATTATTTTGGGTTAGGTTAAATTTATGTTTGACGGGAATTTAAAATTTACTTGCTGTTTTGTTTGTGCGTATTTTAAATTCGGCGTCAAATGTGGGGTTTAAATTTGAGTTCAAAACGGCTCAAATTTGCTTGGATTAAATTTGCTTCCAAATTTGAGCCCTAAAGTCGCTCGCCGTCTTGCGTAAATTTGACGGAAATTTAAAGCCGCTCTATCGCCGCAAGTACGTTTGTAGCGTCGTTTGCTGGCTCTGCCACGTCGTTAAATCTTTTTACGACTTCGCCGTTTTTCATAATCAGCGTTTGGCGGCGGTAAAATTTCTTGCCGTCGTTTGTGGTAAAAGTTTGCAAATTTAGCGGGGATTCTAGCTCAAAGTTCTCATCGCTCAAAAATATAAAATTTGCGCCTACGCTTTGTTTAAACTCGTTCATCTTTTCTACGCTTTGAGAACCG
Coding sequences within it:
- a CDS encoding redoxin family protein, producing MKDINANSVKFIELTGGKNCIVFTYPKMGESGKFLPENLKDLKGLTGCTLQCKAYQENLEKLESLGFTLIAVGSQSVEKMNEFKQSVGANFIFLSDENFELESPLNLQTFTTNDGKKFYRRQTLIMKNGEVVKRFNDVAEPANDATNVLAAIERL